The Musa acuminata AAA Group cultivar baxijiao chromosome BXJ2-2, Cavendish_Baxijiao_AAA, whole genome shotgun sequence genome contains the following window.
AGAATAATGAAATTAATGTAACACTTCACATGAAAGTTACATAATATTTTACAGTTTATGAAAACAATTTGCAAAAAAAAATACTGGAAAAGGAAAACATAAACCAACACACAACAGACAAACATATCAATGTTATCAGTGAAGACAGTCAAACAACTCAAACATCATCAAGGAAAGTTTCAAGTCCAATGAGGAACAAGGAAAATAAGACCCAAAACAAGAGGCAGTTTCTATAGGAAGATTCAATAGGACCAAGAAGAGCACAGAGTGAAATCCTGATACAGCGGACCCAGCAGTCCTTTTTTTGAACATAATCAGAATAGTCCAAAGAAAAAATAACAAAACGATATAATCTagatatctttaaaaaaaatgaaaattcaaCATTTTTTAATGCATTGGCACAAACCAGTGATATAAATGCAAGCAAGAAGAAAAATAACAGAAAAGAACCACATACGTCATAACAACTGTCCTTTTTCCTCTACCATTTGGACCACCTACAACATTCACACGAGGAGTGACAGGCAAGCCTAGATTAGTGCCTATAACTTCTATTTTCATAGGCTTCCCATCCAGCTGCACATTGTTATATCGTTTTAAGGCAGCCATGGCATCACTTCTTCTTGTATATACAACCTCTGCTGAACCCTGTAAACAAATTTAAAGATTCAAACCAAAAACTGCATatacaacaaataaaaaaaagaagcttGTGCAAGCGACAAATATGCCCTTGTAACATGCACAGCAAAAATAAATCCCATCAAGGAACTGTCCTACAAATACAGAAATATTGCATGTATAATCTTACCAGCTACCACTCTATCGATGCAAATGATTTCTGCCTCAAGCACACAGAAATTCTTCAGGTGGATTATGctgtttgcagattacttttcctATTTTACCCATTTAAATCTTGGGATTTTCCTTTTAGTGGCTTCATTGGGAAATTCTTCAGGTTTGCATGCTTGTGGTTGTGCATTTGATCTAATATGTGGTTTTAGTCTTATAGGCTCAAGTAACATAGATGGACTTTGTTTTTCAAATAAAAAAGCCTTATCAAGTTAAAGGTGGCTAAAAACCATTTTAAACAAATACATACAACTTTCACCCTCATCAAAGTCAAATACAGCACTGTGTGCACCCATCTAGATGAATGCCAATATTATTTTCAACTACTTTTTATTTAAAAACTCCTAAAATGTTATTTCAGTATTATAAGTGCATATTACAatttgctatattttaaatatttatgagAAAATTAATTATGTTGAAAATTGAAATACCAATAACACGATAAAAGAGAACATTAGGGAATTGAGTAGCCTAACACTAGTAACTCAGTTAAAACATTGTTTGACCATGTTGGCAATCATTGCTGAATAAGTTCCAATAAGACATTTCTTGACCTATTATGTGGACCAACACAGCATGGTCCAAGATGAAGGCAATTACGTAATTAGAATGTCTCAACATTAGTATATTAAGGATATGGACCAGTGTGCAGAGTGTCCAATTATGTAATTGGAATGTCTCAAAAAGTAAAAGGCAATTCTCCCATTCTTCGACCTAAGATATATGGCAAGATAACTCATTCGCGCCAAATATAGAATTACACTCTTTCTATCTCCTATAGCCAAAAATCATATACACAAAATTTTTGCATAGTTTAGATGCAACAATCGATCTATCACCAAAAGGTAAAAAAAGATTACAGTTGCATTAGGGAAAGACAAGAAACTCACACTACGGCGACCATTCCTCAAAATTTTTGCATAGTTTAGATGCAACAATCGATCTATcaccaaaaaggaaaaaagattacAGTTTCATTAGGAAAAAGACACGAAACTCACACTAGGGTGACCATTCCTGTCATAATGAACTGCATAACGCTTGAGGTCACCAACTTCAGAGAATAACTCCTGTATGATaattaagaaataataaaattaaaataattgcaAACAGAAATGGAGCTAAATTCAGTCAATTGTGGACTTTAACTGACCCTTATATCTTCATTGGACACCCCATAATCTAAATTTGAGATGTAAAGTTTTGTGCCAGTTTCGATTCCTGAAATGCCTGCAGCTACCATGCTATCATCAAAGAGATCATGCCTCCATATCATACCCTTTGTTCTGCTGAAAGACTGATGAAGTCGCAGCCAAAGATACAGATAATGGAATAGATATGTTAGCACATAATCATAAAACTGATCTACCTAGTGTGAATAACAAGTTC
Protein-coding sequences here:
- the LOC135606096 gene encoding THO complex subunit 4D-like isoform X2, yielding MESFFVEVLKELYFGTGALSTVTYHQHMILSFSRTKGMIWRHDLFDDSMVAAGISGIETGTKLYISNLDYGVSNEDIRELFSEVGDLKRYAVHYDRNGHPSGSAEVVYTRRSDAMAALKRYNNVQLDGKPMKIEVIGTNLGLPVTPRVNVVGGPNGRGKRTVVMTPQFGRGASSSFIRASGITRGGFQRGRGRGHLNAISSGRGSGRGHLNAISSGRGIGRGRASGRGRGRGRKQNLEKSADELDKELETYHSEAMNTS